TATAGCACCGGACGTGCTTTATTCTTAAATCTATTGAAATTTCCAATCGAACATTTTTGTGTCTTAATTGCCAACCGAAGTAATCACAGCTTCAAATTCTATCGTTATAGCATCGATATCTTCTGCGTATCTTTTTCATTGCTTCTTTCCTTGCTTTATCAATTGCCTATTGTTGTACGTGAAGGAACAGTCATTAGTTTATTCTTATTATCTTTCATGATTTCATGGGCTAAAGAAAAAGAGTAACATTCACAATTATTGGGTAAGACTACTTTATTAAACAAAAAAGGAACTCATTCAAAATTGAATGGGTTCCTTTTCGATTTATTCAGTTCAATCTTAACGGTAGTAAACTTCATCTAGGAAAAGACCTTGGGAAGGTACAGTTTCCCCAGCATATTGTCTAATTTTACTTTCAAAAACTTCTTCAATAGAGTCCACAATCATTGTGCCTGCACCAATTTCTAAAAGCGTCCCCATGATGATTCTAACCATATTGTGTAAGAAACCATCTCCCACAAAGGTAAAATGAATTTTCTTACCCTCTCTCTGGATAGACAGCTCTTCAATTGTTCGAACCGTTGATTTTTTCGACTTTTTAAGTGAAGAAAAACCAATAAAGTCGTGGCTTCCAATTAATAGACTGCACGCTTTATTCATTCGATCAATATCTAATTTTTTTGCATATTGAAAAGTATACTGGCGTTCAAATGCTGAAGGAATCGCATCATTCCAGATATAATAACTATATTTTTTTCCAGTCGCGTTGTATCTAGAATGGAATCTTTCAGGAACTTCTTCGACTTTTTTGATGATAATATCACGAGGCAAATAGCGATTCATAAACTCAAGCATTTTTGCCAACTCCATCGTTGATTCTGTTTTAAAATTAGCAATTTGTCCTCGCGCATGGGTTCCTGCATCTGTCCGACCAGAACCAATAATTTCAATTTTTTCAGTGGTCATTTGTTTTAAAATATTTTCAATTTTCCCTTGAATCGTATTATCAGAATCACCCAGTCTCTGCCAACCTAAGTAACGTTTTCCATCATATTCAATCGTAAGTTTTATATTTCTCATAGTCTTTATTTTGCTCCTCTTATTTCTCAGATTATTTCGAACAGTTTCTTCTATTTTTTATTGCTTGGAACAGCTATACTACAAAAGTATTGTGCTTCTTATCTATTGGCTTATTGTACCAGTAAAGAGAGCAATTAACAATTAGAGGTCTCGACTATAAAATACAAGCCTCTCTATTTCTTTAAAACCGTTTCTTTTATAAAATTCTTCAGCAGGCACTCCACGATCCGTTAGAAGTGCAAAATTATTAATATCACTACTATCAAGTTCCTTGATTAAATGATTCAAAAGGGCTTTACCAATTCC
This Carnobacterium maltaromaticum DSM 20342 DNA region includes the following protein-coding sequences:
- the truA gene encoding tRNA pseudouridine(38-40) synthase TruA encodes the protein MRNIKLTIEYDGKRYLGWQRLGDSDNTIQGKIENILKQMTTEKIEIIGSGRTDAGTHARGQIANFKTESTMELAKMLEFMNRYLPRDIIIKKVEEVPERFHSRYNATGKKYSYYIWNDAIPSAFERQYTFQYAKKLDIDRMNKACSLLIGSHDFIGFSSLKKSKKSTVRTIEELSIQREGKKIHFTFVGDGFLHNMVRIIMGTLLEIGAGTMIVDSIEEVFESKIRQYAGETVPSQGLFLDEVYYR